The proteins below come from a single Acidovorax sp. NCPPB 4044 genomic window:
- a CDS encoding TIGR02391 family protein, whose amino-acid sequence MTRIPLFSSQHLEAACRVLADTERGLSGTQIERLLQEIEVADTSPGMTKWKRLFNALAGAQNQHQFGNHLIMFINRAMNPVNYARDAAAFAWRRDELNVVLAFSGFYVREDGRVGYADKATTLDAARARAGRLKAALESRVVHAEVLNYCRAELLDENYFHAVFEATKGVAERIRLLSGLNGDGADLVNKAFAGQQPVLVLGPLSTESEKSEQKGFANLLIGLFGAVRNPLAHAPKTNWPMSEQDALDILTLVSLIHRKLDGTMKATAVSP is encoded by the coding sequence ATGACACGTATCCCACTGTTCAGTTCGCAGCATCTTGAAGCTGCGTGTCGGGTGCTCGCCGATACCGAGCGCGGCTTGAGTGGTACGCAAATCGAGCGCTTGCTGCAAGAGATCGAGGTCGCGGACACTTCGCCAGGCATGACAAAGTGGAAGCGGCTGTTCAATGCGTTGGCTGGTGCGCAGAACCAGCATCAGTTCGGCAACCATCTCATCATGTTCATCAACCGTGCGATGAACCCAGTGAACTACGCCCGCGACGCTGCGGCGTTCGCATGGCGGCGCGACGAACTCAATGTGGTCCTTGCCTTCTCCGGCTTTTACGTGCGCGAAGATGGCAGGGTTGGGTACGCTGATAAGGCCACAACGCTTGATGCAGCGCGCGCACGAGCTGGACGGCTTAAGGCCGCGCTGGAAAGCCGCGTCGTCCACGCGGAGGTGCTGAACTATTGCCGTGCCGAACTGCTGGACGAAAACTACTTCCATGCCGTTTTCGAGGCAACGAAAGGCGTTGCAGAGCGGATTCGCCTACTGTCGGGTTTGAACGGTGATGGCGCTGACCTGGTGAACAAAGCATTCGCGGGCCAGCAGCCCGTTCTTGTCTTGGGGCCACTCTCCACCGAGTCCGAGAAGAGCGAGCAGAAAGGCTTTGCCAATTTGCTGATTGGCCTGTTCGGTGCGGTGCGCAATCCTCTGGCCCATGCACCCAAGACGAATTGGCCCATGTCCGAACAAGACGCACTGGACATCCTGACCCTGGTATCGCTGATTCACCGCAAGCTGGACGGCACCATGAAGGCAACTGCCGTTTCTCCGTAA